In Streptomyces canus, one DNA window encodes the following:
- a CDS encoding response regulator transcription factor, with translation MVRIRVLVVDDHRIFAESLAAALAAEPDVEVSAAGSGPAALRSLERAAAEGRRFDVLLVDADLGGNVQGIRPAVSVQDGNEEGLVDGISLVAGVRTGQPAVRIVVLAEKDDPRRAALALQAGASGWVAKDCSLSRLLTVIRGVLREETHLPPALLTGVLRELTAARKHRTESERLVESLTPREREVLRCMVAGLGRKAVAERLFLSPHTVRTHMQNVLGKLGVHSTLAAVALARRAGVGPADLAGDVVERGGQLA, from the coding sequence GTGGTTCGTATCCGAGTCCTGGTCGTCGACGACCATCGCATCTTCGCCGAGTCGCTCGCCGCCGCGCTGGCGGCCGAGCCCGACGTGGAGGTCTCCGCGGCCGGCAGCGGTCCCGCCGCGCTGCGCAGTCTGGAGCGCGCGGCCGCCGAGGGCCGCCGTTTCGACGTGCTGCTCGTCGACGCAGATCTGGGCGGCAACGTCCAGGGCATCAGGCCCGCCGTGTCCGTACAGGACGGCAACGAAGAGGGGCTGGTCGACGGCATATCGCTGGTCGCCGGGGTCCGTACGGGGCAGCCGGCGGTCCGCATCGTCGTGCTCGCGGAGAAGGACGACCCGCGGCGGGCCGCGCTCGCCCTACAGGCCGGCGCCTCGGGCTGGGTCGCCAAGGACTGCTCGCTGTCCCGGCTGCTCACCGTCATCCGGGGGGTGCTGCGGGAGGAGACCCATCTGCCTCCGGCCCTGCTCACCGGCGTGCTCAGGGAGCTCACCGCCGCCCGCAAGCACCGCACCGAGAGCGAGCGGCTGGTGGAGTCCCTCACCCCGCGCGAGCGGGAGGTGCTGCGCTGCATGGTGGCCGGGCTCGGCCGCAAGGCGGTCGCGGAGAGACTGTTCCTCTCCCCGCACACCGTGCGCACGCACATGCAGAACGTCCTCGGCAAGCTGGGCGTCCACTCCACCCTGGCCGCCGTCGCCCTGGCGCGCCGCGCGGGGGTGGGGCCGGCGGACCTAGCCGGGGATGTTGTCGAACGGGGCGGTCAGCTGGCGTAG
- a CDS encoding GNAT family N-acetyltransferase yields MVSRMFRLETEVDKARRDLLRSRLRETNTAASPILRALRGTPGERELPLHVWALDDSGALAGGLVGHTWTSWLHVTYLWVDERHRGAGLGSQLLARAERLARRGRGCTSVRLETWDFQAPEFYRKQGYEVVCVIPDYPPGITEYTLTKRLSA; encoded by the coding sequence ATGGTGAGCCGCATGTTTCGTCTGGAGACAGAAGTCGACAAAGCCCGACGCGATCTGCTGCGCTCCCGGCTGCGGGAGACGAACACGGCGGCCTCCCCGATCCTGCGCGCGCTGCGCGGAACCCCAGGTGAACGGGAACTTCCGCTCCACGTCTGGGCGTTGGACGACTCCGGCGCCCTCGCGGGCGGACTGGTCGGCCACACCTGGACGAGCTGGCTGCACGTGACCTACCTGTGGGTCGACGAACGGCACCGCGGCGCGGGCCTGGGTTCGCAGTTGCTCGCACGGGCGGAGCGCCTGGCCCGTCGCGGCCGGGGCTGCACCTCCGTACGCCTGGAGACATGGGACTTCCAGGCGCCGGAGTTCTACCGGAAACAGGGATACGAGGTGGTGTGCGTGATCCCGGACTATCCGCCGGGGATCACGGAGTACACGCTGACCAAGCGGCTCAGCGCCTGA